The Microcystis aeruginosa NIES-843 sequence CATTGAAATGACCCCTACTAGAGCAATATTCGTCTTTGGTTTAACCTTGCTCATGTCCTTGATTGCTGGAGCCACGGCTATTAATAAGCTCCAATATGCCGATCCTGCCGATATTTTTTAGAGTATGTTTGAAAAGGTTTACGGGTAGTGTGGTCATCTAGGCCAGCCGCCTCAACAGGAGTCGGCTCATGCTGGGATAAATGAAAGCGGCGGAAGTTTCGGGTTAAGCTCATTTAAACCACTAATTGGCTATAACCAGTCTAGGAGAGTCATTTTTTATCGGTTATTTTTATCTCACATTCCTCGGGTTATCTTTTAGATCGGGATGTGATAGTTTTCTAAAGCTAATTTCAGTTGAGCAGGAATTGGAGTGGGTCTGGTTTCACTATCCTCTCGTCGCATACAGGCCGTCTGTTGTTCCCCTTTTGCTACTAATTCTTCACCTTCATCAGTCACTCGCCAATATTCAAATAACATGGTAATTCGGTTTTGTTTAATCTCTCCTAAACGCATCCGAATAATAACATGATCAAAGGCAAATAATTCGGACAGATACTCACAGGATACTCGAACCGTTACTAAGGCTAATCCTTGGCATAATTCTGTGATAATATCTGGGGCATTATCTTTGAGAAACATTTCTCGACAACGACCTTGCCATTGCACATAATTGGCATAATAAACATTACCGACTAAATTGGTTTCTTGAAAACTGACAATGTGATGATATTCGTAGGCTTTCATCATGATTATTTAGCGATTTTTCGAGATTAACAACGGTTTTAAAAGAACGCTATTGACAATTGACCAATTTTGTCAGCTGCTTGTCCTCTTATTTGGTCGATTGTTGCTTAACAACTGCGATGGCAAATTCTACTCAAATATGTCTAAACCGCGCTCTGGGTAGGCAACCCATATAAAGTTCATTTTGTCAAGGATTGTTAAGATGCGCTTACCCTGAGGGGCATAAAGTAGGAATTTTAAGATGATCATAGGTTATCCTGATAATGATAAACTAAACACAGGTTTTTTATTTTCTGATTATAACTCATGAATCAGCCGTTAACTCGTTTTTCTCAAGAATGGTGGTCTGCCTATCAAACGACATGGAACGAACAAGAAAACTTAGGTAAAAAGTTCACTAAATTGGGAAAAGTAATTCTTTGGTTTAGTGATCGTCAGGGGGTTTCTGTTTGTTCAGAATGGGATGATCAGGGTCAGATTGTTAGTTTAGAACTGATTGAAGAAATGGATGAATCTTTACCGATTTTTTCAGCAACTAGAGAAAATTGGGAACGATTTGTTAATCAAGAAATTGGTGCAGTTAAAGCGGTAATGACAGGGTTAATTGATTATCGAGGATCGATGACGATTATTGTTAAATATGGTCGTCACTTTGATTGTCTAGCAGAAGTAGCTCAAAAAGTCAATTAGTTATTTTACCTCCTAATTTCTCAGTAGTGCATTAAATCCTTCTTGTTGAAAATGGCGATCAAAAGTTAAAACATCGGAGATATTTTGTTGTCTCATAATCAACATCGAAGCACAATCTGTTAAGCTATAGCTTTTATCTTGTCTTTGGCGATACAATAGCAATGCTTCAGCAAATAACTGAGAGGTTTGAGGGATAATTTCTACTGATGAGTCTTGGTGTAATTTATCCACAATGTCTAGGGCAGCATCCCTTAAATACCCACCCCTTCCAGATAAGGCATTGAGTAGTTCAGTTAACACCATTTCGCTAGTAACAGATAGAAAATTACCTAAATTGTCAGTCATATTCAAAGCAATTTGATGAGCGTTATCTTGATAATCAGCTAATGCTTGAAGATAGAAGGTATCTAAAAAAATCTTTCTCATTCTTCCTCGTAATCTTCGTCTCTGGGTGCGCCATACATATAATGCTCTGCATTGCGAGCAAAATCTTTAGGTAATTTGTTCCACTCTTCAATGGGAACTTTTTCACCAATTTCCACAATGGCTTTCCAAAAGGGTTTGTGGTTAGCGGTTTCTAAGGAAGAAGTATCACTATTTTCGCAGGGGATAGGAGTAGGGTTAGAATTGTCCATTGTTTTTGAAAGATTAGGATATTATTTATTATATAGCAATTAGGTGGGAAAGGCATGGCTGAGGTGACAGCTAATTACGACAAAACATGGAAAGAAGCGATTAGCACTTATTTGGCAGAGTTCTTAAGCTTCTTTTATCCCAATATTTATCAAGAAATTGACTGGAATCAAACCCCTATTTCCCTTGATAAAGAATTAGAAAAAATTACGGCAGCTGCGGAAACTGAGCAACGCTATGCTGATAAATTATTGAAAGTTTGGTTATTAGATAATCAGGAAATCTGGCTTTTAATTCATATTGAAGTCCAAAGTCAATATGATCTAAAATTCCCTCAACGAATGTTTATTTATAATTATCGAGCCTTTGATTTGTACCATAAACCCGTTATTAGTTTAGCTATTTTAGGGGATGAAAGTAGGTCTTGGCGACCGGATTTTTATCAATATGGGTTAGGGGGAAGTCAAGTGAGAGTCGATTTTTTAATGGTCAAATTATTGGATTATCAATGGGAAGACTTAGAACAAAGTGAGAATATTTGGGCTATAATAGTCATGGCACACCTAAAAACTAAGGCTACGACTAATAATCTCAGGGAGCGTGAACAATGGAAGTGGAACTTAGTCAGAGGTTTATATCAAAGGGGATTAACCAAGTTTGAGATTATCAATCTAGGGAAATTCATTGATAAAATGATGACCTTACCCCCGCAACTTCAACTTAACTTTAAAACAAAACTCAGTCAATACGAGGAGGAAAACAAAATGCCTTTTTTAAGCACCATAGAAGAAATGGCTCTCGAAGAAGGAGCTAAATTAACTAGCCAAAAGTATATTATTTTAGCTTTACAAAGTCGTTTTGGGGAGATTCCTAATTCCCTGATTGAAACGATTAACCAAATTGAGGATGTGTCTGTCTTAGAGAGTCTTTTTGTTCCCAGTATTACTATTAATTCATTGGAGGAATTTCAACATTTAGTTAATGACTCTTTATCTTAATTAATACGAGGAGGAGAGCAATCATGCCTTTTTTAAGCACCATAGAAGAAATGGCTCTCGAAGAAGGAGCTAAATTAACTAACCAAAAACATATCATTTTGGCTTTACAAAGTCGTTTTGGGGAGATTCCTAATTCCCTGATTGAAACGATTAACCAAATTGAGGATGTGTCTGTCTTAGAGGGTCTTTTTGTCCCCAGTATTACTATTAATTCATTGGGGGAATTTCAACAGCTAGTTAATGACTCTTTATCTTAATTAATACGAGGAGGAGAGCAATCATGCCTTTTTTAAGGACTAGAGACAACTTTTCAGCACAATTAACTAGAAGGATAGGGTAAATACTCATTTACCCCCATTTTCCTAATACTTTCTTTAACTTTGGCTGAAATTTAAACTAATCTCCCCTCATTCATAGGTGGAAAACGATGATAATACATGGCAATCATCATGGGAATTAGAACCATTAAGTTATAGAAAAGATGCAGTTCTAACCGAGGAAACCAAATTTGTCCAATACTAATAGGAACGCGAGAATCCCATAAGTTTTGACCAATAATTGCCTGTCCTAAGAGTAAAGCGTGTTCAAAATGATGATAGAATTGTAATCCTAAAGCCAAATCCCACCAAAGACGAGCTTTTCCATGAAAAGAAGGACGAAAAATGGCTAACCCTAATAACATAAAAAGAGCGTGTCCATAGTGTAGCCATTCCGAGCGCATTAACCAAGGTTTCCAGAGTCCTAATAACCCTAAACATTCTGGTCTCGGCCATCCTAAACCCCACAATTGATAAGCTTGAATAATATGTTCTGAGATGTGGGCAATAGTCACTATCATAAAGATTTGCATCCCCAATTTATGCCAGCGTCCATTCATCGCATAAACGAAAGAACGGATGATATTTGAAATCAGTTGAATAGGGTTTCTTTGGTTAGGAATTTGTCGAACTGTG is a genomic window containing:
- a CDS encoding type II toxin-antitoxin system VapC family toxin yields the protein MRKIFLDTFYLQALADYQDNAHQIALNMTDNLGNFLSVTSEMVLTELLNALSGRGGYLRDAALDIVDKLHQDSSVEIIPQTSQLFAEALLLYRQRQDKSYSLTDCASMLIMRQQNISDVLTFDRHFQQEGFNALLRN
- a CDS encoding acyl-CoA thioesterase, whose amino-acid sequence is MMKAYEYHHIVSFQETNLVGNVYYANYVQWQGRCREMFLKDNAPDIITELCQGLALVTVRVSCEYLSELFAFDHVIIRMRLGEIKQNRITMLFEYWRVTDEGEELVAKGEQQTACMRREDSETRPTPIPAQLKLALENYHIPI